Part of the Triticum aestivum cultivar Chinese Spring chromosome 4D, IWGSC CS RefSeq v2.1, whole genome shotgun sequence genome is shown below.
GTCCAAATAGTGTGAAATGTACAGTGGGAAAGGGAATACCAAGCTGGAGTTATCATTCATATGCCCACTATATGCAAAACAATGATGGCCTATTAGTAAAACTTGGGCAGATCATGTGATGCTTGTTGTAGAGGTCACCACATGCTTCATTACAAGCTATAACTGCTGTGATTGAATCTGTATACATGATTGAACAACCAAAGGAAACCCGCAAAAATTGAAATGCTTATTATATATTCAGATTAATCAGTAACGTACACGAAAATAACTTGCCGAGTGGTCTACCCATAGTCAGTGAACATACAAAAGATGACTCAGCCATGCAGGTACACCACTTGAAGACACAACCAGGCTGTATGTTACAAGCTAATGGTGGGCTATTACTGAAGTAAAATCTCTAATGTTCCACCTCTTTTGCTCAAAGGAAGATGTAATTTTCTGCATTACCCAAGACTAACAAAATCATCACAATAAAAGGGTAGCATGTCACCTCTTCTGCATCAATCTGCTCAACTGACTTGTACATACACTCTCTCTTGGTATCCTGTTACCAGCATTTGAGGTAATAAACTTCTCCAATCTGCTCCTAATTCAGGTATTCACCTCTTCTGCATCAATCTGCTCAACTGATTGTAGATACTCTCTCTCATGGTATCCCTGTTGCCAGTATTTAAGGTGAAAACATCTGCTCCAGGATGATTCCTCAACCTTGCGACTGCATTTTATAGGGGAGAATGTTTAGTCACGATCCAAGGAGAAACCATAGTCAGAAGATTGGCTCGCATGCGTCTACAGAAAAGCATGGGGTAGTAAAAATATATCTTGTtcccatgctggagatatatctgtTAATTTCTTATATGTATAACATAGCATACTTGGGTACACTGTAGCAATAGTGGTTATAAAAATGTGCCCATGGCTGAACCAGGTACTAAAAGACAATCGATGCAATGCTCTTTATACAATATCATGTACTGTCAAGCTCCCAATTTGGAAAAAATGGTACCTCCAGGAATGTCTCTGCCATATCTTGGTAGTGGTATGGTGGCCAGCACAGGGATGTTGGACTCCATAACTCTCATCACAGCAGGGAAAAATGCTGGACTGAACAACTCCATTTTACCCACTTCATCAATGATGAAGAGATCTGTGTCTTCTTTGACCTGATAAATCAACAAGAAATACAAAGCTGTTGGCTACATTTCGATAGTAAACAGTGATATGACAGACTGGTCTAAATCCTGAGTTCATGATTATGACACATGTCAGGCATATATGAACAAACTAGCAATCTACCATTCGAAATAAGGTCAGGGAAATATCTCGGAACTGCTTACCTGCAACTCAGGCAATGCTAGCGATTCCAAAGATGCTACATCTACTTTGTACTTCCCAACAGTAGGCCATCTAACAGACTCAGGGCTGCAAGATACCACAAACTTTGATGCCATGATCCGCTAAGATAAAATAGTTCAATGAGCATACATAAGGATAGAATCAACAAAGCACTACAAGGTACTACGAATTATCTAATAGGGGCCATAACTTACACCTTTTCACTGAGCTTGATTAGAAGCTATGCAGtaacatgacagaaaacaagacaCGGAAAGATGCAAAATTATGTGAAGATGATACTTCTTGAGCTATGTATTCTAACTAATTGTTACTCGGCATGACAGGAGTATGCCAAAATGAGAAAAGCCAAAATCTACCATATGCTTCAGATTACTGGCAGTGGCATTAACTAGTCTCACATCAAGTGGAGTTTGGAAATCAGATGTTTATCGACAAATCCAAGACATAAGCAAGTGGCCTAACAAGCTGAATATCAGTGTCGGGAGGCATTCTTCTACCATCACTGGCATTTCAAATGTAAGAAAGTGTTACAAACTGCAACATAGACAGGTTTAAGGAAGTTCTGAAATGTTCCATCACTTGGAGAGAGAACTCTGTGCACCATCAGACAGGAGTTTTAACAATGATTACAAGAAGGTTTATTGAAACTAGATGCACTTAACTCGAGTGTAAGAATCTATTTTCGTGCATATGCTAACCAAGGAGTTCAAAACTTCAAATCAAGCATAGTGGCGAGCTCAAGGCAACCTTCTAATCCTGGAGGATGCAAGCGGTCCGCTTCGCCCGTCAAGCGTCACGACCTCGAACCCGACCCGCTCCCCATTCTCCCTCACCTCCCCTGCAAACAGAAAGCACGACGGGGAGTGAAATTTCTGGGGGCAAACTGCACGGGCAAACGAATCGGAGATCGGGGTTGGACGGGGGGCAGTACGGGTGTAGAAGCCgcggacggcgaggtgcaggtggGACGACCTGAGGGTTTCGAGCACCCGCATGACCAGCGTCGTCTTCCCCACGCCCTGCAGGCAGCGGCGGCCGTTAGGCGCTTGTCAAGGCGGGAGGAGGGTTTTGTGCGGGGTTCTACGGATTACTGCTTACCGGTGGGCCGGTGACGAGGAGACATCTCGATGGCGCGGCGGCCatcggcgaggcaggcggcggtgCGCGGTGGCGACGGCGGCCGCGGCTGGTGGTGATGCGGTGCCGTTCAGACTGCCTCGCGGCCCAAACGAGAGACGGCACGGTCTATGTGGGCCGAACTGGCACAGTGGCACTACTACACACACATGCGCGGTGCATTTTGATCAGTATGCCGGCCCAGTAGACGATTAGGTACAAAGGCGAACGTATCGGGTGCATCTCCAAAACAAATTTGTCTAAAAGAAGAATCCAAAAAATAAGTTGcctaaaaaaatcaaaacaataagTTTGtctcaaaaaatccaaaaaaaagtagTATATCACTTCGttaaaattggggggggggggggggggcttcattAAAATTgaggaaattttgaaaaaaaatgcagCACATGTATGTAACATAAATCTAGTATGCTGCCGTTATAAAATGTTCTATATTTTTGTGAAGCATATGTAtaatagacacgttttagtgtgtgcactcatttcagtctgtatgCAGTCCAtactgaaatatccaaaacatcttataattatGTCCAATTTCATTAAACTTGTTGCCTGTCGGGTCGGTCATCGGTTAAGTCCTTGCAACTAATTCCATTGAAAATCGACCATGATCAGGACAAATCATCGCAAATATCATAGGGACAATCGACACTAAGAGCACGACCAACTTGACGAAGCCCCCGAGAACACAAGTAAGGTCTGAAAGGAGGCGAGAGGGGGTGGGGGAAGCTTGGAGGAGGACGACCACCATCACACGAGAACATGACGATGAGCCATCCCTTAACACCCAGGTCGACCAAAGAGGAGAATGGGATATCCCCCACCAGGGGGGGGGATGCGGTGAACAAGGAACGACATAGATCGGGCACCCAGGCAGATGAAAATGGCCCGATATAGAAGAGGACAGTCGAAGGAGGAGGCAACGTGCTTGATCCAGCGTCAAGATGTTGGATCGGGACGGAGATGATCCATATAACTTTATCCTTATGTGTACTTTCATGATATGCATTTTTTGTTGAATTTTGTGCACATACTGCAGTAATTTATAAAATTGTCAATGTGTTGCAGTGTTGGTACAAATATTTATGCATGATTTACGTGCTAATTTATTATGAATGTAATTACATAACAAAAAATGAACTATGCATGTCAATTGAATCAATAGTTATtgaaagtttgatcaagtttatatcAAACATCTACAATGATAGCGTTTCCTCAGCGGCTAGGGCAAACTCTCCCCTCCAACCTTCGTCGGCATGCCCGTGGATACGCCTCCCTTCTACCAGCTGCTCCGGCGATCAGTGGCAGGGAGGAACATTCTCATGCCTCTGCTCCGGTTAGTAGTTTCGGTTAGGGTTTTCAAGGCCCCGCAATTGCGGCGTTCGAGCGGATGGCGGCGCTTCTTCTTTAAGTTTGTCTTCCGGGCTCCGATACTCCTCGAGTCCGTCTGTATGGACGTAGTTGACGGAGCTCCGACGTAGATTATTGTCGTCTCCTTGGAgcggtgaggttagggtttctcgtcgtgTGACGAGATTTGTTGTGAGGTGCTTCAGATATATTAagattcgacggcgacgaccgcGGCTCCACGGCGTTGGTTCTTAGGACGCGTGCACAAACACTTTCTGGAAGGGTCAAGGCGGCTTCggtatgtgtgacgcccccgatttgaccgtacactaatcatgcacgcaaatgtgtacgaccaagatcagggactcacgggaagatatcacaacacaactctaaaacataaataagtcatacaagcatcataatacaagccaggggcctcgagggctcgaatacaagtgctcgatcatagacgagtcagcggaagcaacaatatctgagtacagacataagttaaacaagttttgccttaagaaggctagcacaaaagtagcaacgatcgaaaaggccaggcctcctgcctgggacctcctaactactcctggtcgtcgtcagcggcctgcacgtagtagtaggcacctccagtgccgtgggagtcgtcgtcgacggtggcgtctggctcctggactccaacatctggttgcgacaaccagatagaaaggaaagggggaaaaagagggagagaagcaaccgtgagtactcatccaaagtactcgcaagcaaggagctacactacatatgcatgggtatatgagtaaagaggcatatcagtggactgaactgcagaatgccggaataagagggggatagctagtcctgtcgaagactaagcttctggacatctccatcttgcagcatgtagaagagagtagattgaagtcctccaagtagcatcgcatagcataatcctacccggcggtcccctcctcgtcaccctgttagagagcgatcaccgggttgtatctggcacttggaagggtgtattttattcagtatccagttctagttgtcataagctcaaggtacaactccgggtcgtcctttttccgagggacacggctattcgaatagataaacttccctgcaggggtgcaccacataacccaacacgctcgatcccatttggccggacacacttttctgggtcatgcccggcctcgtaagatcaacacgtcgcagccccacctaggctcaacagagaggtcagcacgccggtctaaacctatgcgcgcaggggtctgggcccatcgccctatgcacacctgcacgttgcgaacgcggccgcgagcagacctagcaacccacacgatcacggcggttacgtcaaagcggtccaacacggcgcgcgccactcagtcgctgacgtcaaaagagcttcggctgataccacgacgtcgggatacccataactactcccacgtagatggttagtgcgtatagaccaaatggccagactcggatcaaataccaagatctcgttaagcgtgttaagtatccgcgaacgccgaccagggccaggcccacctcttacctaggcggtctcaacctgccctgtcgctccgccacaaagatccacttgcgggtactcctacgagccgacccgactttagtcatcacatgtgtcatgtatatagtatataagtatatgcccgtgatcaccgcccaggtgatcacggcccgatagtatagcacagcagacggacaagaatgtagggccactgatggaaatctagcatcctatactaagcatgtaggattgcaggtaaaggtagtaacaatagtagcaaggataggctatgcatcagaataggatatcgaaaagcagtaacatgctacactactctaatgcaagcagtagagagtagagtaggcgatatctggtgatcaaggggggggcttgcctgattgctctgtcaagtaggaggggtcgtcgactccgtagtcaaactgggcagcagcagtgtcggtctcgtagtctatcggagagaagagggggaagaaacagtaaatacaatgcaaacataagcatgacgatgcgtgacatgacagtgagcggtgctaggggtgtcctaacgcgacagtaggtggtaccggtgaagggggggaacacccgggaggtattcccgatgtttcacgttttcggacagacggaccggagggggaaagttgctagttcgataggttagggaggtgtggtggacgaacggactgcgtattcggattcgtctcgtcgttctgagcaactttcatatagaaaacattttcatccgagttacggtttaaaagatatgaattttcaaagtttatttgaatttctggaattatttatattcagaaaaatgaattatgacgtcagcatgaggtaatgctgacgtcagcaggtcaactggtcggctgaccagtcaaaccagacaggtgggtccagtgggacccacatgtcagcctctgttagtctaatatctatttaaattaatctaacagtataattagaggggtgggccccatatgtcagtgagtgattagttaaaaataattattttatttataaaacattttctttttaattttcttttttagtttttgcggcggggcccgcatgtcagtgactgggcctgcccagtcagcagttgactgggtcaacccagtcaactgggacccgtggggggccactggcagtgacccagggggtggccctaggtgagccacgtcggcggccggcgccggagcaacgccggtgaccagacgcacggcggcgcggctcgggaggggtacgggtttcgcgtacagggggtctccggaggcgtggctgggcgcgttcgacgcggctcgacgtcgcgcgtccaacggcggtggccggaggggctggaacggccggagacgtgcgctacgaactcgccggcggcgaggagctacgggtgcccgaggggagctacgctagagcgcgcgaacggccgaactagctaGCCAGGTGGGTGCGGCACgttgcggtcgggctagcgggccaacgcccgtgaccatttggtcaccggagacacgccggcggcgagctccgcggcgtggcgttcgggcgcgcgcggggaagaagctagggagcgcgggcgagctagcggagagggggaggaggtagaggagctcacagcggagccgtagggagtggcagcgagctcggggagggcgcggggtagccggagtcggcgacgatcgacggcggccgtgcggggaaggcgagctcggggaggtcgatgTAGTGGCGCTCGGCCCGTTCCCGATGGCGCAGTcggcgtagtcgacggcggggagtcgttcgggcacgtcgtcggggcgatctgggcacggtggccgcgggaactacggtgaacggcggcgagcgcgctcgggcagaggggaacggaggggagagggagggggatctggcGGGGGAGAAGGNNNNNNNNNNNNNNNNNNNNNNNNNNNNNNNNNNNNNNNNNNNNNNNNNNNNNNNNNNTGGCGCAGTcggcgtagtcgacggcggggagtcgttcgggcacgtcgtcggggcgatctgggcacggtggccgcgggaactacggtgaacggcggcgagcgcgctcgggcagaggggaacggaggggagagggaggtggatctggcgggggagaaggcgcagaggccgagggagagcgggggcga
Proteins encoded:
- the LOC123098868 gene encoding cancer-related nucleoside-triphosphatase, producing the protein MAAAPSRCLLVTGPPGVGKTTLVMRVLETLRSSHLHLAVRGFYTREVRENGERVGFEVVTLDGRSGPLASSRIRSPESVRWPTVGKYKVDVASLESLALPELQVKEDTDLFIIDEVGKMELFSPAFFPAVMRVMESNIPVLATIPLPRYGRDIPGVARLRNHPGADVFTLNTGNRDTMRESIYNQLSRLMQKR